A part of Mesoplodon densirostris isolate mMesDen1 chromosome 10, mMesDen1 primary haplotype, whole genome shotgun sequence genomic DNA contains:
- the CASP14 gene encoding caspase-14, which yields MEGSPGIGWRSGSDGSRAPPKIPPAMEELQSRLQETLDLLSSQELRSFRDHLKKVEPRVSQVKLELEGRSPSELARLLAKQYYPPAAAKRVLVQVLEQLPRADLLPRWQSAAADGPVIPRKIPKRSYDCVEGELDRYDLSGRRKAFLMCVTRNRPGAHQDVLLMEDWLGQCQFENTLCIDPDKMELLGKITSFRDGLNEINDDVGCCLVALMSHGEEGFIKMKDGEKVSLEGIFEMFNNKNCPALQEKPKIFIIQACRGERRDSGVETDDEPMDSDEGSEKRRLPTFSDYFIIYPTQADHVALRDPRTGSVMIKAMTEVFKQYGKRWHIADFFTKVNNRVVHREFNLRNEPIKVSLVMESTLTKFVYF from the exons ATGGAGGGGAGCCCGGGAATCGGCTGGCGCTCGGGGTCCGACGGTTCGCGGGCGCCTCCGAAGATCCCGCCGGCCATGGAGGAGCTGCAGAGCCGCTTGCAGGAGACCCTGGACCTTCTGTCCTCGCAGGAGCTGCGCAGCTTCCGCGACCACCTCAAGAAGGTGGAGCCGCGCGTGAGCCAGGTGAAGCTGGAGCTGGAGGGCCGCAGCCCGTCGGAGCTGGCCAGGCTCCTCGCCAAGCAGTACTACCCGCCGGCCGCCGCCAAGCGCGTCCTCGTCCAGGTGCTGGAGCAGCTGCCCCGCGCCGACCTGCTGCCGCGCTGGCAGAGCGCCGCCGCCGACGGCCCGG TGATTCCACGAAAGATTCCAAAGAGAAGCTATGACTGTGTGGAAGGTGAATTG GACCGTTATGACCTGAGTGGCAGGCGGAAGGCCTTCCTCATGTGTGTGACGAGGAACAGGCCGGGCGCTCACCAGGATGTCCTACTGATGGAAGACTGGCTTGGCCAGTGCCAGTTCGAAAATACGTTGTGCATCGATCCCGACAAAATG GAGTTACTTGGAAAAATAACATCATTTCGAGATGGACTAAATGAAATTAACGATGACGTTGGCTGTTGCCTTGTTGCTCTTATGTCCCACGGAGAAGAAGGCTTTATCAAAATGAAAGATGGTGAAAAAGTCAGCCTGGAAGGCATTTTTGAAATGTTTAACAATAAAAATTGTCCAGCACTTCAAGAGAAACCAAAAATCTTTATAATCCAGGCCTGCAGAGGAG AGAGAAGAGACAGTGGTGTTGAAACGGATGATGAACCCATGGACTCGGATGAAGGATCAGAGAAGAGGAGGCTGCCTACATTCAGTGATTATTTCATCATCTATCCCACCCAGGCAG ATCATGTGGCTTTACGGGACCCCCGCACCGGCTCTGTGATGATCAAAGCAATGACCGAAGTCTTTAAACAGTATGGAAAAAGGTGGCACATTGCTGACTTCTTCACCAAA